A region of the Oncorhynchus nerka isolate Pitt River linkage group LG9a, Oner_Uvic_2.0, whole genome shotgun sequence genome:
TTAGCGGCTTCTCGTTGTCTCTCAGCGAGTCTCTCAGCTTCTCGCTGTCTCTCAGCGAGTCTCTCAGCTTCTCGCTGTTTCTCAGCTTCTCGCTGTTTCTCAGCTAGTCTCTCAGCTTCTCgctgtctctcctcctcagccTGCCTCTGTTGCTCCTCCTATTGACAGAATAAAAAAAACAGGCACAGACATGTTAAATTAATGGTTAATCCAAACAAGACAAGACAGGTATGGTTGAAGACTtaccctcttcttcttctccaactctctcctctccttctcccgggCAGCTTTCTCCACGTCTCTCTGAAGAGCAATGGCCTTCTCTCGCTCTACCCGCTCCCTGAAACAGACACAATATTCCGTCTCCACATTAAACCAAAACAATTCACAGTCCAAAGCTTTCGAACATCAACAATACCAGTTTAAATACAAGATCTAACTAATTAATAATTAAAGCccgttttacatcagcagttgtcggCCATTTTACAGTTGTCGTAATTCCATAAGAAAATAAACACTTCCATTCATCAAAAGTTGACAGGAAAACTACCTCTCAGCAgatgcttgtctctctctctccagttctctctctagttctttcTTCAGCTCCAGGGCTCGTCTGGCCTCAGTCATCTTACGAGCCCTCTCCTGCTCTTCTTCGGCTCTCCTCTTCGCCTGCAGCTCCTGCTGacgcttctcctcctcctcctgggtcAAGGGTCAAACATTTAACAACCCACATGCAGCACCTTCAAGTGGCAttcaaatttttttttaaaacaaaatgGCTGTCCTTGGGGCTGGTCTAGCGGGCAATGCTGCAGTTTGGACATTAATGGGTCAAGAGTGGGTACGGATTCTACCTCTCCTACGGGCGGCattctctgtctacctctccaatatctgcccactaaaaaataaatcatactactactactactgataaatAGAAAGTAGAAAACAGGAGTGTCTTACAGACTGTTGAATCTTCTTCCTCCTGACGtcctcctccatcttcctcctcaGTTCCAGCTCCTCCTGGCGTTTGGTGGCCACCTTCTTCTTGGCTTTCTCCTCTGCCATGCGCTCCACTCGCAGCTGCGGGAACAGGGGGAAGATTTGTTTTCGTAAAACAAGAGTTTCCTATTGGATGAGTTCAGATCGTTTCTCCTCTTTTACACTCCATTTCAAGGCGGTTTGTGCCCAAAATGAACAGGACCCCCATTACTGTAGCCTCACCTCTGCATCAGATGTCCTCCGTCCGTCATTCAGTAAAGCCGCGTCTCTCGTCAACACCTCACCCTGTCGCGTCTCTCGTCAACACCTCACCCTGTCGCGTCTCTCGTCAACACCTCACCCTGTCGCGTCTCTCGTCAACACCTCACCCTGTCGCGTCTCTCGTCAACACCTCACCCTGTCGTCAACACCTCACCCCGTCGCGTCAACACCTCACCCCGTCAACACCTCACCCCGTCAACACCTCACCCCGTCAACACCTCACCCCGTCAACACCTCACCCCGTCAACACCTCACCCCGTCAACACCTCACCCCGTCCAGTCTCTCGTCAACACCTCACCCCGTCAACACCTCACCCCGTCAACACCTCACCCCGTCAACACCTCACCCCGTCAACACCTCACCCCGTCAACACCTCACCCCGTCAACACCTCACCCCGTCAACACCTCACCCcgtcaacacctcaacacctcaccCAACACCTCACCCCGTCAACACCTCACCCCCGTCAACACCTCACCCCCACCTCACCCCGTCAACACCTCACCccgtcaacacctcacccgtcAACAACACCTCACCCCGTCACACACCTCACCCCgtcaacacctcaacacacccGTCAACACCTCACCCCGTCAACACCTCACCCCGTCAACACCTCACCCCGTCAACACCTCACCCCGTCCCGTCTCTCGTCAACACCTCACCTTGTCGTGTTTCTCGTCAACACCTCACCTTGTCGTGTTTCTCGTCAACACCTCACCTTGTCGTGTCTCTCGTCAACACCTCACCCCGTCAACACCTCACCTTGTCGTGTCTCTCGTCAACACCTCACCTTGTCGTGTCAACACCTCACCCCGTCCCGTCAACACCTCACCTTGTCGTGTTTCCGTCAACACCTCACCTTGTCGTGTTTCTCGTCAACACCTCACCTTGTCGTGTTTCTCGTCAATCTGGAGCATTTTCTGCtcaatcttcttcttcttctcctcctctttctgttcTTCCTTCACCCGGGCCTCGACTACCCTCCGCAGCCGCTCatccctcttcttcttcatctcctcctgttttctcctcttctcttcctccatcttcttcttcctctcgTCTTCTTGCTCTTGCTTCTTCTTTAGTGCTTCCAGTTTCAGGCGCTCTCTTTCCTAGAAGAAAATTACACTTAGGAATCTGATATAGTTACATGgcataaaaataataatatatatatatatatattttcttctaCATTCTAGTGGCATCTCATTTGGGACTGAGTGAAATCCATGGTGGTATTATTGTATATGGAAAGAGAGCCCATGGTATTATTGTATATGGAAAGAGAGCCCATGGTATTATTGTATATGGAAAGAGAGCCCATGTTATTATTGTATATGGAAAGAGAGCCCATGGTATTATTGTATATGGAAAGAGAGCCCATGGTATTATTGTATATGGAAAGAGAGCCCATGGTATTATTGTATATGGAAAGAGAGCCCATGGTATTATTGTATATGGAAAGAGAGCCCATGGTATTATTGTATATGGAAAGAGAGCCCATGGTATTATTGTATATGGAAAGAGAGCCCATGGTATTATTGTATATGGAAAGAGAGCCCATGGTATTATTGTATATGGAAAGAGAGCCCATGGTATTATTGTATATGGAAAGAGAGCCCATGGTATTATTTTATATGGAAAGAGAGCCCATTAAGAGGGAATAAGATTAATATGGGACTAAAGGCACCAAGGGTGAAAGAAAATGCATGTCAAGGACGTCTACacagatttaaaaatatataatttacattTAGTTAGTGAGGGGCAAATGCATGTTCTGGCAAAGAACCGGTAACACGCTTGACGTGTGTAGGTGCCCGAAAACACGTTAGACATAAAACCGGATGAAATCTAAAATCACTAAAGCCCCAGCCTTTGTGCCCCTTAGAACCCAACGTTAACTCAGGTGGTGTGGGAGGGAACGATGACATGTACCAGTTACTCAGGTGGTGTGGGAGGGAACGACGACAAGTACCAGTTACTCAGGTGGTGTGGGAGGGAACGATGACATGTACCAGTTACTCAGGTGGTGTGGGAGGGAACGATGACATGTACCAGTTACTCAGGTGGTGTGGGAGGGAACGACGACAAGTACCAGTTACTCAGGTGGTGTGGGAGGGAACGATGACATGTACCAGTTACTCAGGTGGTGTGGGAGGGAACGATGACATGTACCAGTTACTCAGGTGGTGTGGGAGGGAACGATGACAAGTACCAGTTACTCAGGTGGTGTGGGAGGGAACGATGACATGTACCAGTTACTCAGGTGGTGTGGGAGGGAACGATGACATGTACCAGTTACTCAGGTGGTGTGGGAGGGACCGATGACATGTACCAGTTACTCAGGTGGTGTGGGAGGGAACGATGACATGTACCAGTTACTCAGGTGGTGTGGGAGGGAACGATGACATGTACCAGTTACTCAGGTGGTGTGGGAGGGAACGATGACAACAAGTGGCATGTACCAGTTAGAGCACACAGAGACCAAACACCCCCCCACCACATATTACTATGATACATACCACTACACCACAGCCTGACTGTAGaggggacagggaaagagagatccAATTAACAATGCTACATATGTTGTCTGATAACATTGTGATTTGTTTTCAAACTTCCTAAACGTTTGGCTCAAAATGATCACAAATTGGTTATGATGTGATCATGACAACATAGGAGGGGGTCACGAAGGCAGGAATTCTTCACGTCGCAAAATTGGGGGAGTCTCTGAAATGAGTAGTGATCTGTAAACGAACCTTGAGGTCGGCTCTGCCCGGCGTGGTGTGTTTAATGAAGGACTTCATGACCGTGTTGCGACCCAGAGAACTGGGGGTCATCATCAGCATCTGGTTCTTCTGGACCGTGTGGAGGAACGACCTCATGTTGGGCTTCACCTACAGTAGACAACATTAGGGGTCTATTCATGGCAAATAAAaatgtacatttatttttatttttaaataacaCTTGCTTCAGAACCTATAAAAATGGGATTTCaaaaagtcaaatcaaatcaaatgtatttatatagcccttcgtacatcagctgatatctcaaagtgctgtacagaaacccagcctaaaaccccaaacagcaaacaatgcaggtgtagaagcacggtgaacATGATACAGTGATAATCCCATCACTTAATATATTCACTCGTTGGGAGATCTGGCAGATCCTATGCCAGGTAAAAGACAGCTAGTTGTTGTGAAGAAAAGCCTTGATATCTTACTTATcgtcagagtaggggtgttaaccccagtgtcccgACTCTcggaggtcattaaagatcccaatGGCACTTATcgtcagagtaggggtgttaaccccagtgtcctgacTCTCgggaggtcattaaagatcccaatGGCACTTATCatcagagtaggggtgttaaccccagtgtcctgactctcggaggtcattaaagatcccatggcacttatcgtcagagtaggggtgttaaccccagtgtcctgacTCTCgggaggtcattaaagatcccaatGGCACTTATCatcagagtaggggtgttaaccccagtgtcctgactctcggaggtcattaaagatcccaatGGCACTTATCatcagagtaggggtgttaaccccagtgtcctgacTCTCgggaggtcattaaagatcccatggcacttatcgtcagagtaggggtgttaaccccagtgtcctgactctcggaggtcattaaagatcccatggcacttatcgtcagagtaggggtgttaaccccggtgtcctgactaaattcccaatctggccctcaaaccatcacggtcacctaataatccccagtttacaattggctcattcatccccctcctctcccctgtaactattccccaggtcgttgctgcaaatgagaacgtgttctcagtcaacttacctggttaaataacggataaataaaatatCTTACACTCTGGCTCTTAACAGGGGGTGATGGCTTCTTCCTTGGGCTCTGGAATTCGTCGGCAGCCGCTCTGCGCTTGGCACTGAGACGAGGACCCAGACTTGACGGTGGCTTCTTACTGCTGCCAtctaggagaacacacacacaagttaACCACCAATACATCCAACATCTTTGACagtgtgcgcgcacacacacatgttgGCTCCCTCTCTAAAACATAGCTATAACCTATTGACGTTACAAGCATGATTCagaagatgggggggggggggggtatttctgCATATACGTGGTGCAGATTCGGTATGTCAGTCTTTGctgatgagtgagtgtgtgtgtgaggaaatGACGGCCTGCACCTGATCCAGAGTCCGGTGTGGCGGTCTTGGCTTTGCTGATGATCGAGGCTGGTGGCGGCACGGTGGGAGTGGTCTGGGCCATGGAGCGAGTGAAACGACGAACCTCCgtaacactgagatggtggttctGCACCATGTTATCCTGCGCAAATTAAAAAAGGAGTTCATTTCACTACGATCATCAATATATTTACATAAGGAACAGACAAACAGTTtttccctcatagcctggttcctctctaggtttcttcctaggttttggcctttctagggagtttttcctagccaccgtgcttctacacctgcattgcttgctgtttggggttttagtctgggtttctgtacagcactttgagatatcagctgatgtacgaagggctatataaataaatttgatttgatttagatatcAACGACTAAATTAGGGTTGGGGGTTCAATTCCATTTCAGGAAGTAAATTAGGAACATCTGAATTGACCCCCCAACCCTGATATGAATGTATATTTGTATCATCCAGGTACAGTGGGGATGTTTCCTACCTCAGGAGAAGTCTCAGGAGATGGGCTGTCGGTCTTGGTCTTTGCAGGCTCCTCTGACAACTCCCTGTCATACACAACAGCGTATCAGACGCATAATAACCtcgggtgtattcattagccgtaACAAAAACGTTTCACAAGCATTGTAAAACAGAAACACTGGGAACTACGGtaacaggtgaaatgaagaaggCCATCTACTTTATCTCTTAACATAACTtagcacaagttgactgcaggtatttccTTGGAAAGTAGCGAtcaatattcacacacacacacacactgctcaaaaacataaagggaacacttaaacaacacaatgtaactccaagtcaatcacacttctgtgaaatcaaactgtccacttaggaagcaacactgattgacaatacatttcacatgctgttgtgcaaatggaatagacaacaggtggaaattataggcaattagcaagacacccccaataaaggagtggttctgcaggtggggaccacagaccacttctcagttcctatgcttcctggctgattgttttggtcacttttgaatgctggcggtgctttcactctagtggtagcatgagacggagtctacaacccacacaagtggctcaggtagtgcagctcatccaagatgacacatcaatgcgagctgtggcaagaaggtttgctgtgtctgtcagcgtagtgtccagagcatggaggcgctaccagaagacaggccagtacatcaggagacgtggaggaggccgtaggagggcaacaacccagcagcaggaccgctacctccgcctttgtgcaaggaggagcaggaggagcactgccagagccctgcaaaaggacctccagcaggccacaaatgtgcatgtgtctgctcaaacggtcagaaacagactccatgagggtggtatgagggcccgatgtccacaggtgggggttgtgctttacagcccaacactgtgcaggacgtttggcaattgccagagaacaccaagattggcaaattcgccactagcgccctgtgctcttcacagatgaaagcaggttcacactgaccacgtgacagagtctggagacgccgtggagaacgttctgctgcctgcaacatcctccagcatgaccggtttggcggtgggtcagtcatggggtggcatttctttggggggccgcacagccctccatgtgctcgccagaggtagcctggctGCCAttgggtaccgagatgagatcctcagaccccttggtgcggttggccctgggttcctcctaatgcaagacaatgctagacctcatgtggctggagtgtgtcagcagttcctgcaagaggaaggcattgatgctatggactggccggcccgttccccagacctgaatccaattgagcacatcagggacatcatgtctcgctccatccaccaacgccacgttgcaccacagactgtccaggagttggcggatgcctTAGTTCAGGTCTGGgaagagatccctcaggagaccatccgccacctcatcaggagcatgcccaggcgttgtagggaggtcatacaggcacgtggaggccacacacactactgagcctcattttgacttgttttaaggacattacatcgaAGTTGGATCAGCCTAGTAGTGTGGTTTtctactttaattttgagtgtgactccaaatccagacctccatgggttgattaatttgatttccattgataatttgtgtgattttgttgtcagcacattcaactatgtaaagaaaaaagtatttgttattttagtgttccctttatttttttgagcagtaatatatatatatataaaaccatCTCATGGCTAAATATCCAAATATCCCGATATAGTGCCGAAGCATCATTCACAACAGACGTGTTTAAAGACAAGACAATGgttgattaaaaaaaacacactAAAAATTGGGCTAATAAATGTGATCACTCACCAGTCAGTCTGCACCTGGACCTCACGTCCATCAGTTTCCATCCACACATCTTCTACAGCGGACAGACAACACAATGCTATCGTTCATTAGCACAGTATATATCATTACATTGTCAAGGCGTAATATGaagagataaataaataaatacaattttaaaaaaggCACGCTCAACTCAGACTGAGCTTTGAAGCAGTAAATTAGTAATCGGACTGGTATGAAAACAAAATGCTGGGCTGCACACCAAACCATATCGCTCACATCCAGTGGAGGTTGCCGAGGGGAGGACCGGatcaatggctggaatggagtcaatggaatggtgtcCAACATCAAAAGACGTGGTTGCCCCCACTCCATTGACTCCACTCCAGGAATTAGtacgagccgtcctcccctcagcagcctccactgctcacAGTCAAGGTATAAATGGCAAAATGTCAGGTGATATCTCGTCCCTCACCATGTCCGCTGACGTTACTGCTGCAGGTGGAGCTGCCCAGCCgagccttcttcttcttcttcagaaAGGATCTCCTCGAGGCTCTGCGGACAGACTCCTGGGTCATGCTGTGTCTCAGCCCTGCCAGGGAGCGCCGCACGGTCAGGGAGTGTCTCACGGAGCTCCGCCTGGGACCCGAGGGCGTGGTGTCGGCAGCGATGGCTATCTTAGTGGCGGTGCGGCTCGGAGAGCGGTCTGGGTTGGGGTTCATCTGGAGATCTGCAGAACGCTGCTCTGAGGCCGAGATCTTGACTATGGCTTCAGCTGTGTGACTCTGAGGGGGTGTTAGACAGTGGGGCTGGGAGGCGACAGAGCTGAACGACTCCCTCTTACTCTCAGCTTCCTCTGGCTGCGTGCTCTCCTCCTGGATGTGTTTGCTAGGAGCCTCATACTCCATCTCCTCCGGCTGAGAGTTGGTGGTCGGAGCAGCTCCTTTGCGGGTGCTGCATACGGGTGACGCCGCCTCAGGCTGGGTCGTCTGTTTGGCTCTGCGGGAACGAGGGGGCTTGATTATCTCCTCCAGCGCGACCGGAGATCCTCCGTCGTCCTCCGCTATCAGGTTCAGGGAGGTGGACACGGAGGAGCGACGCAGGTTGCTGCGTTTGCCCTTTGAGAAGCTGAAGGGATGACAAAGACAGCATTATAGCAGACGGGGGGAGGGAGGCATTATAGCAGACGGGGGGAGGGAGGCATTATAGCAGACGGGGGGAGGGAGGCATTATAGCAGACGGGGGGAGGGAGGCATTATAGCAGACGGGGGGAGGGAGTCATTATAGCAGACGGGGGGAGGGAGGCATTATAGCAGACGGGGGGCATTATAGCAgacggggggaggagggaggca
Encoded here:
- the incenp gene encoding inner centromere protein A isoform X2 — protein: MVATMTSVLSSTHTLMQMFNGKIQEFSNEIENVHMVWLEEIQQEANRMFSSDFSAEPELMPKTPSQKKSNRRKRLSSQNENRTKRRFSKGKRSNLRRSSVSTSLNLIAEDDGGSPVALEEIIKPPRSRRAKQTTQPEAASPVCSTRKGAAPTTNSQPEEMEYEAPSKHIQEESTQPEEAESKRESFSSVASQPHCLTPPQSHTAEAIVKISASEQRSADLQMNPNPDRSPSRTATKIAIAADTTPSGPRRSSVRHSLTVRRSLAGLRHSMTQESVRRASRRSFLKKKKKARLGSSTCSSNVSGHDVWMETDGREVQVQTDWELSEEPAKTKTDSPSPETSPEDNMVQNHHLSVTEVRRFTRSMAQTTPTVPPPASIISKAKTATPDSGSDGSSKKPPSSLGPRLSAKRRAAADEFQSPRKKPSPPVKSQSVKPNMRSFLHTVQKNQMLMMTPSSLGRNTVMKSFIKHTTPGRADLKSGCGVVERERLKLEALKKKQEQEDERKKKMEEEKRRKQEEMKKKRDERLRRVVEARVKEEQKEEEKKKKIEQKMLQIDEKHDKLRVERMAEEKAKKKVATKRQEELELRRKMEEDVRRKKIQQSEEEEKRQQELQAKRRAEEEQERARKMTEARRALELKKELERELERERQASAERERVEREKAIALQRDVEKAAREKERRELEKKKREEQQRQAEEERQREAERLAEKQREAEKQREAERLAERQREAERLAERQREAAKSHLTAEVQVLKTPVGKGGVLNVTVDIEQSPQSYEITPKGGNKPVVLNTNPEDYGMDQNSDDSTDDESAPRKPIPTWAEGNQLKQSMMKQYFHPADVDSHYGAIEPPKLDRIFCKSKPRYFKRTSSAVWHSPPRMGALPL
- the incenp gene encoding inner centromere protein A isoform X3, whose protein sequence is MVATMTSVLSSTHTLMQMFNGKIQEFSNEIENVHMVWLEEIQQEANRMFSSDFSAEPELMPKTPSQKKSNRRKRLSSQNENRTKRRFSKGKRSNLRRSSVSTSLNLIAEDDGGSPVALEEIIKPPRSRRAKQTTQPEAASPVCSTRKGAAPTTNSQPEEMEYEAPSKHIQEESTQPEEAESKRESFSSVASQPHCLTPPQSHTAEAIVKISASEQRSADLQMNPNPDRSPSRTATKIAIAADTTPSGPRRSSVRHSLTVRRSLAGLRHSMTQESVRRASRRSFLKKKKKARLGSSTCSSNVSGHEDVWMETDGREVQVQTDWELSEEPAKTKTDSPSPETSPEDNMVQNHHLSVTEVRRFTRSMAQTTPTVPPPASIISKAKTATPDSGSDGSSKKPPSSLGPRLSAKRRAAADEFQSPRKKPSPPVKSQSVKPNMRSFLHTVQKNQMLMMTPSSLGRNTVMKSFIKHTTPGRADLKERERLKLEALKKKQEQEDERKKKMEEEKRRKQEEMKKKRDERLRRVVEARVKEEQKEEEKKKKIEQKMLQIDEKHDKLRVERMAEEKAKKKVATKRQEELELRRKMEEDVRRKKIQQSEEEEKRQQELQAKRRAEEEQERARKMTEARRALELKKELERELERERQASAERERVEREKAIALQRDVEKAAREKERRELEKKKREEQQRQAEEERQREAERLAEKQREAEKQREAERLAERQREAERLAERQREAAKSHLTAEVQVLKTPVGKGGVLNVTVDIEQSPQSYEITPKGGNKPVVLNTNPEDYGMDQNSDDSTDDESAPRKPIPTWAEGNQLKQSMMKQYFHPADVDSHYGAIEPPKLDRIFCKSKPRYFKRTSSAVWHSPPRMGALPL
- the incenp gene encoding inner centromere protein A isoform X1; amino-acid sequence: MVATMTSVLSSTHTLMQMFNGKIQEFSNEIENVHMVWLEEIQQEANRMFSSDFSAEPELMPKTPSQKKSNRRKRLSSQNENRTKRRFSKGKRSNLRRSSVSTSLNLIAEDDGGSPVALEEIIKPPRSRRAKQTTQPEAASPVCSTRKGAAPTTNSQPEEMEYEAPSKHIQEESTQPEEAESKRESFSSVASQPHCLTPPQSHTAEAIVKISASEQRSADLQMNPNPDRSPSRTATKIAIAADTTPSGPRRSSVRHSLTVRRSLAGLRHSMTQESVRRASRRSFLKKKKKARLGSSTCSSNVSGHEDVWMETDGREVQVQTDWELSEEPAKTKTDSPSPETSPEDNMVQNHHLSVTEVRRFTRSMAQTTPTVPPPASIISKAKTATPDSGSDGSSKKPPSSLGPRLSAKRRAAADEFQSPRKKPSPPVKSQSVKPNMRSFLHTVQKNQMLMMTPSSLGRNTVMKSFIKHTTPGRADLKSGCGVVERERLKLEALKKKQEQEDERKKKMEEEKRRKQEEMKKKRDERLRRVVEARVKEEQKEEEKKKKIEQKMLQIDEKHDKLRVERMAEEKAKKKVATKRQEELELRRKMEEDVRRKKIQQSEEEEKRQQELQAKRRAEEEQERARKMTEARRALELKKELERELERERQASAERERVEREKAIALQRDVEKAAREKERRELEKKKREEQQRQAEEERQREAERLAEKQREAEKQREAERLAERQREAERLAERQREAAKSHLTAEVQVLKTPVGKGGVLNVTVDIEQSPQSYEITPKGGNKPVVLNTNPEDYGMDQNSDDSTDDESAPRKPIPTWAEGNQLKQSMMKQYFHPADVDSHYGAIEPPKLDRIFCKSKPRYFKRTSSAVWHSPPRMGALPL